A stretch of the Aegilops tauschii subsp. strangulata cultivar AL8/78 chromosome 4, Aet v6.0, whole genome shotgun sequence genome encodes the following:
- the LOC109741483 gene encoding cyclin-B1-2, with amino-acid sequence MASSMTKKEIGQTHDVLRFGVNDSVRGDLAPPHPVQATIHKETKFWDDKKRFGTEAIYGSAFNIRKDLDAQILSRFQRPPGALPSSMLGYEAMTGSLDDFGFEDYLNLPQDSDSLRIPDMHHGMEVRLGLSKGPVCPSFS; translated from the exons atggcgagctcgATGACGAAGAAGGAGATCGGGCAGACCCACGACGTGCTCCGCTTCGGCGTCAACGACAGCGTCAGGGGCGACCTCGCGCCGCCGCACCCCGTCCAGGCCACCATCCATAAG GAGACCAAGTTCTGGGACGACAAGAAGAGGTTCGGGACCGAGGCCATCTACGGGTCCGCCTTCAACATCCGCAAGGATCTGGACGCACAAATCCTCTCCAG GTTCCAAAGGCCCCCAGGTGCATTGCCATCATCGATGCTAGGATATGAGGCAATGACAGGTTCCTTGGATGATTTTGGATTTGAAGATTACCTTAACT TGCCCCAGGACTCTGACAGCCTGCGCATACCGGACATGCACCACGGGATGGAGGTTCGGCTTGGCCTGTCGAAGGGGCCTGTCTGCCCCAGCTTCAGTTGA
- the LOC141021992 gene encoding uncharacterized protein: MDDGKLTTLTEHITTHGTTVLEVVYTNDPRTVERIIKKYEEWLKEEKNKFVSLDLEYTRKSSYIRQGIAVVQLAMREHVLVYHYCRSERSQALVDFLQRKAVTFTSVDTRNDKTMLARAWIKIPDEHHVDIQRLFCIKGGGERDSMADLAAAIIDPSYKNMKKSFPKEKHQFWEWKPLSPIHLEYVAKDGYVSYELYRRILIIKNGLRHLHQQPMKERLRPHKSNDEGSSSGWKRRKGNSGW, encoded by the coding sequence ATGGACGACGGGAAACTAACAACACTCACCGAACACATCACTACCCACGGTACAACCGTGCTCgaggtggtgtacaccaacgacccaaGGACCGTGGAGCGGATCATCAAAAAGTACGAAGAATGGCTAAAGGAGGAGAAGAACAAGTTCGTCAGCCTCGACCTCGAGTACACACGTAAGAGCAGTTACATACGACAAGGGATCGCCGTCGTCCAACTTGCCATGCGCGAGCATGTCCTTGTATACCACTACTGCAGATCCGAGCGCTCCCAGGCGTTAGTTGACTTCCTGCAACGGAAAGCGGTAACTTTCACTAGCGTCGACACCAGGAACGACAAGACCATGCTTGCTCGTGCATGGATCAAAATTCCAGACGAGCACCACGTCGACATCCAGAGGCTATTCTGCATCAAGGGTGGTGGAGAAAGGGACTCCATGGCTGACCTTGCagcggccatcatcgacccctcaTACAAGAACATGAAGAAATCATTCCCAAAGGAGAAGCACCAGTTCTGGGAGTGGAAGCCACTTTCACCGATACACCTTGAGTACGTGGCAAAGGACGGGTATGTTAGCTACGAGTTGTACCGTAGAATCCTAATCATCAAGAACGGGCTACGTCACCTGCACCAACAACCAATGAAAGAAAGACTCCGCCCACATAAGAGCAATGACGAGGgatcttccagcggctggaagcGCCGGAAGGGAAACAGTGGTTGGTAA
- the LOC141021993 gene encoding uncharacterized protein — protein sequence MDDFRNTTERLFIDADGNTKLDVLYTNEPHKVEEILTLYEEWLREDRYKFVGLDLEYTREDYFDRSRKVAVMQLAMRKHVLVYHLCKARTECAALKDFLRNKGIIFASVDVRNGRDVLANSYLKIPRECHIDLQEELMIKGGNLRDSMADLAGAVINKYYLSMKSSFPQGLHDYWEWKPLSLEHLKYAAIDGYVSYKLYRRVLFMKDMMHPRCLPDPGCR from the exons ATGGACGACTTCAGGAACACTACTGAGCGTCTCTTTATAGATGCTGATGGTAATACCAAGCTCGATGTGTTGTACACCAATGAGCCCCACAAGGTGGAGGAGATTCTTACTCTCTATGAGGAATGGCTGCGTGAGGACAGGTACAAGTTTGTTGGTCTTGATTTGGAGTACACACGAGAGGATTATTTTGATCGTAGTAGAAAAGTTGCCGTTATGCAACTGGCGATGCGCAAGCATGTTCTTGTTTATCACTTGTGCAAGGCCAGGACGGAGTGCGCTGCTCTGAAGGATTTCCTTCGGAACAAAGGTATAATTTTCGCTAGTGTCGACGTCAGGAACGGTAGGGATGTTCTCGCAAACAGTTACCTCAAAATCCCAAGAGAGTGTCACATCGACCTTCAAGAGGAGCTCATGATCAAAGGAGGCAATCTAAGGGATTCAATGGCAGATTTGGCAGGAGCCGTCATAAACAAATATTACTTGAGTATGAAGTCGTCTTTTCCACAAGGTCTGCATGACTACTGGGAATGGAAGCCGCTTTCCCTTGAACACCTGAAATATGCGGCAATT GATGGGTATGTCAGCTACAAGCTCTACCGCCGAGTTCTGTTTATGAAGGACATGATGCATCCTCGTTGTCTTCCCGACCCCGGATGCCGTTGA